In one window of Geotrypetes seraphini chromosome 3, aGeoSer1.1, whole genome shotgun sequence DNA:
- the GPR6 gene encoding G-protein coupled receptor 6 — translation MNESVIGNETRLPLPWIQASDGNFSLELSSLPPLFAINPWDIMLCISGTIIACENAFVVAIICSTPALRAPMFVLIGSLATADLLAGVGLILNFVFQYVIRSETISLITVGFLVASFTASVSSLLAITVDRYLSLYNALTYFSEKTILWIHLMLIVTWGVSICLGLLPIFGWNCLEDSSSCSIVKPLTKSNVALLAASFFLIFILMLHLYIKICQIVCRHAHQIALQQHFLTASHYVATKKGVSTLAIILGTFGASWLPFAIYCVVGDYDYPSVYTYATLLPATYNSMINPIIYAYRNQEIQRSMWVLFCGCFQSKVAFRSRSPSDV, via the coding sequence ATGAACGAAAGTGTCATCGGGAACGAAACTAGGCTTCCCCTTCCCTGGATTCAAGCGAGCGATGGCAACTTCTCCCTGGAACTTTCCTCCCTGCCCCCGCTCTTTGCCATCAACCCTTGGGATATTATGCTCTGCATctcagggaccatcattgcctgtGAAAATGCCTTCGTGGTGGCCATCATCTGCTCCACGCCAGCGCTGAGGGCTCCCATGTTTGTGTTGATAGGGAGCCTGGCCACGGCCGACCTCCTGGCGGGCGTGGGGCTAATCCTGAATTTTGTGTTCCAGTATGTCATCCGGTCAGAGACCATAAGCCTCATTACGGTCGGCTTTCTGGTGGCCTCTTTCACGGCTTCAGTCAGCAGCTTGTTGGCCATCACCGTTGACCGCTACCTCTCCCTCTACAATGCACTGACTTACTTCTCGGAGAAGACCATCCTCTGGATCCATCTCATGTTGATCGTCACTTGGGGGGTCTCTATATGTCTGGGTCTCCTGCCCATATTCGGCTGGAACTGCCTAGAGGACAGCTCGTCGTGCAGTATCGTCAAGCCCTTGACCAAAAGCAACGTGGCTTTGTTGGCTGCCTCTTTCTTCCTGATTTTCATCTTAATGCTGCATTTGTACATCAAAATCTGTCAGATAGTCTGCAGGCATGCTCACCAGATAGCTCTACAGCAGCACTTCTTGACGGCCTCTCACTACGTAGCTACCAAAAAGGGAGTCTCCACGTTGGCCATCATCCTTGGGACCTTTGGGGCCAGCTGGTTGCCCTTCGCCATCTACTGTGTAGTTGGAGACTACGACTACCCTTCGGTGTACACCTATGCCACACTCCTACCGGCTACCTATAACTCGATGATCAACCCTATAATTTATGCCTATAGGAATCAGGAGATCCAGAGGTCCATGTGGGTTCTTTTCTGTGGCTGTTTCCAGTCCAAAGTGGCCTTTCGCTCAAGATCGCCCAGCGACGTCTAA